GACGGGCCGGCTCGAGAGGGTGGGCCTGGACATTCGGGTCCCCCCTGGATTCCCGGAGAAGTACCGAGAGGCCCTGGTGCGCGCCGCGGACATGTGCGCCGTCAAGAAGGCCCTCCAGGACCCTCCCGCTTTCGAGGTCAAGACCTCGACGGCCTCCTGACCGGGCCTCCGCCGCGTGGTATCCTCGACCCCTCGGGGTCCCCGTCCCCTTCCGGGAGCGGGGGCCCCGGGATTCCTTTTCCGGAGGACCGTCATGATCGCCCGAGCCGCCCGCGTCGCCCTCGCCGCCTTCGCCGCCGCCCTCGTCTTCGCCGCTCCCTTCGCCTCCCCTCCACCGAAGGACCGGGGACAGTACCGCCCCGCCGTGAAGGACCCGGTCCTCCAGGAACTGGAGGAGGCGAATGCCGCGGCGGAGGATGCCGCCGCCAAAGTCACCGACGACCTCCTCGCGGCCCAGGACCAGGAGGAAAAGGCGAGGGAAGCGGCGCGGCGTGATTTTCGCATGGATCTCTCCGGACTCCGCCGTCCCCGGGGGCCGGAGGATTTTCCCGCACGGGCCTGGGCCTTTCCGCCGGTGGCCCAGTACCTCACCGGCACTTGCTGGTCCTTCGCCACGACCTCCTTCTTCGAATCCGAAATCAAGCGGCTTTCGGGAAGAGAGGTCAAACTCTCGGAGCTCTGGTCGGTCTATCACGAGTACCTGGACAAGGCCAGGCGCCACGTCGCCACCCGAGGCCGATCGGTCTTCGAGGAGGGGTCCGAATCGGAGGCCATCCCCCGCCTTTGGAAAACCTACGGCGTCGTCCCCGAATCGGCCTATCCGGGCGTCCTCGCCCCGGACGGGCGCCACAACCACGCCCGCATGATGGACGAGTTGAAGGCCTATTTCGCCTACTGCGAGGCCAACAATTACTGGAACGAAGACCAGGTGCTGTCCGCCGTGCGAGGCATCCTGGACAAGCACCTCGGCCGCCCGCCCGAGCGATTCGACTACGAGGGTCGCACCTACACGCCCCAGGCCTTCCTGAAGGAGGTGGCGGCCCTCGACGTGGACGCCTACGCCAGCTTCGTCTCCACTTCCGCGCACCCCTTCTACACCCGGTGCGAACTCGACGCCGAGGACAACTGGTGGCGGGCCGACACCTACGTGAACCTGCCCCTCGAAGAATGGTACGCGCTCCTCGTGCGCGCGGCCCAGGCGGGCTCCTCGGTGGCCATCGGCGGGGACACCAGCGAACCGGGTTACGACGGCTGGAACAAGGTGGCCGTGGTCCCCACCTTCGACGTGGCGCCGGGGTACCTGGACCAGGATGCACGCGAAATGCGCATGGCCGAAGGCTCCACCACGGACGACCACGGGATTCACCTGGTGGGGTACGCCCGGCGGGACGGGGCCGACTGGTTCCTGATCAAGGACTCGGCCCGCGCCGCCCGAAAGGCTCCGCCCGAAGGCTGGCTCTTCTATCGGGGAGACTACGTGAAGCTCAAGATGCTCTCCTACATGGTCCACCGGGACTTCGCCCGCGACGTCCTGGCCAAGGTCCAGGGTGGGGATGCCGGGATTCCGAAATGAGGGGATTCCGGGAGGAGGGGTGACCGGAAATCGTCGCTCGAGCGGGATCCCTTTGCCCTCTCAGTAGAGGTCCTTTCCTCCCGCCCCGCCTTCACTAAAGGTCCCGTCTGGTTTGACACGCGCCGACGGGCGCTCCGATAATGGCACCCGTAGACAGGGGGTGCATTCATGGACGCGGAGCTATTCGCCAACCACATCCTGGGAGAGCCGGTCTCCGCCACCGTGGCGGGAGCCGTACTGAAGGCCCTTCCCGCGGAGGGCACACCCGAGGTCCGTCTCGTCCACCGGCTGCCCGCCGCCGTCGCCGAGACCCCCGAAGCTGAACGGGTGGTCCTCAAGAACGCCCGCGATTGGGGCAAGGTGCGCGACCTGAGGGCCCTGAATCTCCTGGAGGCGGGACGCGAAGGCAAGACCTCCCTTTACGCCG
The sequence above is a segment of the Acidobacteriota bacterium genome. Coding sequences within it:
- a CDS encoding C1 family peptidase translates to MIARAARVALAAFAAALVFAAPFASPPPKDRGQYRPAVKDPVLQELEEANAAAEDAAAKVTDDLLAAQDQEEKAREAARRDFRMDLSGLRRPRGPEDFPARAWAFPPVAQYLTGTCWSFATTSFFESEIKRLSGREVKLSELWSVYHEYLDKARRHVATRGRSVFEEGSESEAIPRLWKTYGVVPESAYPGVLAPDGRHNHARMMDELKAYFAYCEANNYWNEDQVLSAVRGILDKHLGRPPERFDYEGRTYTPQAFLKEVAALDVDAYASFVSTSAHPFYTRCELDAEDNWWRADTYVNLPLEEWYALLVRAAQAGSSVAIGGDTSEPGYDGWNKVAVVPTFDVAPGYLDQDAREMRMAEGSTTDDHGIHLVGYARRDGADWFLIKDSARAARKAPPEGWLFYRGDYVKLKMLSYMVHRDFARDVLAKVQGGDAGIPK